In the genome of Cryptomeria japonica chromosome 8, Sugi_1.0, whole genome shotgun sequence, one region contains:
- the LOC131027670 gene encoding glucomannan 4-beta-mannosyltransferase 9 — MDRVASSGLIPETFQGARDDMTEQLGLIWEQIRAPIIVPLLKFAVVICLAMSVMLFVERVYMAVVIVLVKLFGKRPEKKYKWEPIRDDIELGNSAYPMVLVQIPMYNEKEVYQLSIGAACGLSWPSDRIIIQVLDDSTDPTIKDLVMMECQRWASKGINIKYEVRDNRNGYKAGALKEGMKRNYVKDCDYVAIFDADFQPEPDYLWRSIPFLMHNPEVALVQARWKFVNADECLMTRMQEMSLDYHFTVEQEVGSSTYAFFGFNGTAGVWRIHALNEAGGWKDRTTVEDMDLAVRASLKGWKFVFIGDLSVKNELPSTFKAYRYQQHRWSCGPANLFRKMVMEIIRNKKVTAWKKFHVIYAFFFVRKIVAHIVTFTFYCFIIPLTVLVPEVTIPKWGAVYIPSIITLLNAVSTPRSLHLLVFWILFENVMSLHRTKGTIIGLLEAGRVNEWVVTEKLGDALKHKSGKQVKKSRSRIGERLHVLELATGVFLFFCASYDLAFGKNHFYIYLYLQAAAFFVMGFGYIGTFVPTS; from the exons ATGGATCGGGTGGCTAGTTCCGGGCTCATTCCAGAGACTTTTCAAGGTGCCAGAGATGACATGACTGAGCAGCTTGGATTGATATGGGAACAGATAAGAGCACCCATTATTGTTCCACTGCTGAAATTTGCAGTTGTTATCTGTTTGGCAATGTCTGTGATGTTGTTTGTGGAGAGGGTGTATATGGCTGTGGTGATAGTGTTGGTGAAATTGTTTGGCAAGAGGCCTGAGAAAAAATATAAGTGGGAGCCCATCAGGGATGACATAGAGCTTGGGAACAGTGCTTATCCCATGGTTCTAGTGCAGATTCCTATGTATAATGAAAAAGAG GTGTACCAACTTTCCATTGGGGCAGCTtgtggcctctcatggccttcggACCGCATCATAATCCAAGTCCTGGACGATTCAACTGATCCAACCATCAAG gACTTGGTGATGATGGAGTGCCAAAGGTGGGCTAGCAAAGGCATAAACATTAAGTATGAAGTCCGAGACAATAGGAATGGCTATAAGGCTGGTGCTCTGAAGGAGGGGATGAAAAGGAACTATGTTAAGGATTGTGATTATGTAGCCATATTTGACGCAGATTTCCAACCGGAACCAGACTACCTATGGAGATCAATTCCTTTCCTGATGCACAATCCTGAAGTGGCCTTGGTTCAAGCCCGCTGGAAATTTG TGAATGCggatgaatgcttgatgacaagGATGCAGGAAATGTCTCTGGATTATCATTTCACCGTGGAGCAAGAAGTGGGTTCTTCTACGTATGCCTTCTTCGGCTTCAATG GAACTGCTGGGGTTTGGCGCATACATGCTCTAAATGAAGCTGGTGGTTGGAAAGACCGCACAACAGTGGAAGATATGGATTTGGCTGTTCGAGCAAGTTTGAAGGGATGGAAGTTTGTTTTCATTGGCGATCTTTCT GTCAAGAATGAATTGCCTAGCACCTTCAAGGCTTACCGCTATCAGCAGCATCGCTGGTCTTGTGGCCCTGCAAATTTGTTTAGAAAGATGGTCATGGAGATCATCAGAAACAAG AAAGTTACAGCTTGGAAGAAATTTCACGTTATTTATGCATTCTTCTTTGTAAGGAAGATTGTTGCCCACATCGTCACATTCACCTTTTACTGTTTTATTATTCCCTTAACTGTTCTAGTTCCGGAAGTCACCATACCAAAATGGGGTGCTGTTTACATTCCTTCAATCATCACTCTACTCAATGCCGTGAGCACTCCCAG GTCTCTACATCTACTTGTTTTCTGGATCTTGTTTGAAAATGTGATGTCTCTGCATCGCACGAAAGGAACTATCATTGGGTTATTGGAAGCTGGCCGAGTCAATGAGTGGGTTGTAACAGAGAAGCTTGGAGATGCCTTGAAGCATAAATCAGGAAAACAGGTCAAGAAAAGTCGCTCAAGAATAGGAGAAAG ACTGCATGTCTTGGAACTCGCGACTGGTGTTTTTCTTTTCTTCTGTGCATCTTATGATCTTGCATTTGGGAAGAACCACTTTTACATCTATCTCTACCTGCAAGCTGCAGCATTTTTTGTGATGGGATTTGGATACATTGGGACATTTGTACCCACCTCCTAA